The Salvelinus sp. IW2-2015 linkage group LG31, ASM291031v2, whole genome shotgun sequence genome window below encodes:
- the nkain1 gene encoding sodium/potassium-transporting ATPase subunit beta-1-interacting protein 1 has product MGNCDGRCTLVAICSLQLMAALQRQVFDFLGYQWAPILANFLHIMAVILGIFGTMQFRSRYLILYAVWLVLWVGWNSFIICFYLEVGHLSQDRDFLMTFNTSLHRSWWMEHGPGCLVTPVLDSRIAPDDHHVITVSGCLLDYQYIEVLSSALQVLLALFGIVYACYVSKVFQDDEDSFDFIGGFDSYGYQPPQKTSHLQLQPLYTAG; this is encoded by the exons ATGGGGAATTGTGACGGGAGATGCACGCTGGTGGCGATATGTTCACTGCAGCTG ATGGCAGCACtacagagacaggtgtttgacttCCTGGGCTACCAGTGGGCTCCTATCCTGGCCAACTTCCTCCACATCATGGCCGTTATACTGGGGATCTTTGGAACCATGCAGTTCAGATCCCGCTACCTCATACTG tATGCAGTGTGGTTGGTGCTGTGGGTGGGATGGAACTCCTTTATCATCTGTTTCTACCTGGAGGTGGGACACTTGTCTCAG gacaggGACTTCCTGATGACTTTCAACACGTCGCTGCATCGGTCATGGTGGATGGAGCATGGCCCTGGTTGCCTAGTAACACCAGTGTTGGACTCCCGCATTGCCCCTGATGACCACCATGTCATCACCGTCTCCGGCTGTCTCCTTGACTACCAGTACATTGAGGTGTTGAGCTCCGCACTACAGGTCCTACTGGCT CTATTTGGCATTGTGTATGCCTGCTACGTGAGCAAAGTCTTCCAGGATGACGAGGATAGCT tTGATTTCATTGGTGGCTTTGACTCCTATGGTTACCAGCCTCCTCAGAAGACCTCCCACCTTCAACTGCAGCCCCTCTACAC TGCTGGGTAG